From Brevibacterium ihuae, the proteins below share one genomic window:
- the def gene encoding peptide deformylase → MPEREIRRFGDPVLKTVTDPVTVFDRRLRDLVRDLLDTTHMEGRAGVAATQIGSTRRVFSYFVEGELGYVINPRLVETGGELREIGEGCLSVPGLWFPTPRWETAVVTGVDQDNNPIVVEGVGLMAQMLQHEVDHLDGLVYLDRLSRDNRKAALRAVREADWF, encoded by the coding sequence ATGCCTGAGAGGGAGATCCGGCGCTTCGGCGACCCCGTGCTGAAGACGGTGACCGATCCGGTCACCGTCTTCGACCGGCGGCTCAGGGACCTCGTGCGCGACCTGCTCGACACCACCCACATGGAGGGCAGGGCGGGCGTCGCGGCGACCCAGATCGGGTCGACGCGCCGCGTGTTCAGCTACTTCGTCGAGGGTGAGCTCGGATACGTCATCAATCCGCGCCTCGTCGAGACCGGGGGAGAGCTCCGGGAGATCGGCGAGGGCTGCCTGTCGGTGCCCGGGCTGTGGTTCCCGACCCCGCGCTGGGAGACCGCCGTCGTCACCGGCGTCGACCAGGACAACAACCCGATCGTCGTCGAAGGCGTGGGCCTCATGGCCCAGATGCTCCAGCACGAGGTCGACCACCTCGACGGCCTCGTCTACCTCGATCGGCTCAGCCGGGACAATCGGAAGGCCGCGCTGCGTGCGGTCCGCGAAGCCGACTGGTTCTGA